A single window of Sporomusaceae bacterium DNA harbors:
- a CDS encoding lactate utilization protein has protein sequence MNDFKAWHNDTLGAKAAEALAKNNFQASYVKTRKEAIDKVLSLVPADASVGIGGSWTTGTDLGLPAVLEGRGNTIYNHGKPGLSLEEAVAIRRQQLTCDVFLTGTNAVTLDGKLVNVDGSGNRAAAMIFGPKKVVIVAGVNKIVRDVEEAERRIELYAAPINNKRLGKTNPCTTTGMCMDCQGPGRICNVTTIIRKRLPFTETHVIIVGEELGF, from the coding sequence ATGAACGATTTTAAAGCCTGGCATAACGACACTCTCGGCGCCAAGGCCGCGGAAGCTCTTGCCAAAAACAATTTCCAGGCCTCGTACGTTAAGACGCGCAAGGAAGCCATCGACAAGGTGCTGAGCCTCGTCCCGGCAGACGCCTCCGTAGGTATTGGCGGTTCGTGGACCACCGGCACCGATCTCGGCCTGCCCGCCGTCCTCGAAGGCCGCGGCAACACCATCTACAACCACGGCAAACCCGGTCTGTCCCTGGAAGAGGCCGTGGCCATCCGCCGCCAGCAGCTTACCTGCGACGTATTCCTTACCGGCACGAACGCGGTCACTCTGGACGGCAAACTGGTCAACGTCGACGGCTCCGGCAACAGGGCCGCCGCGATGATCTTCGGGCCGAAAAAGGTCGTCATCGTCGCCGGCGTCAACAAAATCGTCCGCGACGTTGAAGAAGCCGAGCGCCGCATCGAGCTCTACGCCGCACCGATCAATAACAAGCGGCTGGGCAAAACTAACCCCTGCACGACAACCGGCATGTGTATGGATTGCCAGGGACCCGGCCGCATCTGTAACGTTACCACCATCATCCGCAAGCGGCTGCCGTTCACGGAAACCCACGTGATCATCGTCGGCGAGGAGCTTGGCTTTTAG
- a CDS encoding potassium channel protein, with the protein MAADRLKIILAAFVVLLTFGTFGFMAVENLSPMDSFYMTVVTVATVGYGDIVPKTTAGRIFTMVLIVLGVGTTYYSFTYLFSLMVEGQLKNMMGRRGMNRKIASMDSHIIVCGAGRVGGNVVRRLKHEAADFVVIENSQEVYGQLAEDKVTAVHGDATRDEVLLAAGIERAKGVITTLSHDADNVYVTLTAKSLNPRISVVSRAERPEAEEKLRRAGADTVIFPSVMGGRQMVSAVTRPVIMDFVENVFYNQELHLDIAEIAVSPVSALAGVRLAASGIKERFDSIVVAVKRGNELITTPSADMVIGAGDIMIVLGHRAALRELVATAKGSKA; encoded by the coding sequence ATGGCAGCGGACCGGCTGAAAATTATTTTGGCGGCCTTCGTCGTCCTGCTGACGTTCGGCACGTTCGGCTTCATGGCGGTGGAGAACCTGTCGCCCATGGACTCCTTCTATATGACGGTCGTCACCGTCGCCACCGTGGGCTACGGCGATATCGTGCCAAAGACCACCGCCGGGCGAATTTTCACGATGGTCCTGATCGTCCTGGGTGTCGGCACGACCTACTATTCGTTCACATACCTTTTCAGCCTGATGGTCGAGGGTCAGTTGAAAAACATGATGGGGAGACGGGGCATGAATCGTAAGATTGCTTCGATGGACAGCCATATCATCGTTTGTGGCGCCGGCAGGGTCGGCGGCAATGTCGTCAGGCGCCTCAAACACGAAGCCGCGGATTTTGTCGTCATCGAAAACAGTCAGGAAGTATATGGGCAGCTCGCCGAGGACAAAGTGACGGCGGTGCACGGCGACGCCACCCGCGACGAGGTGCTGCTGGCCGCCGGTATAGAAAGGGCCAAAGGAGTGATAACGACGCTGTCCCACGACGCGGACAACGTTTATGTCACGCTGACCGCCAAGAGCCTCAACCCCCGGATTAGCGTGGTGTCACGGGCCGAGCGGCCGGAGGCCGAGGAAAAGCTGCGGCGGGCCGGGGCCGATACTGTGATTTTTCCGTCGGTAATGGGCGGGCGGCAGATGGTGTCGGCCGTTACCAGGCCGGTTATCATGGATTTCGTGGAAAATGTCTTTTACAACCAGGAACTCCACCTCGATATCGCCGAAATCGCTGTTTCGCCGGTATCAGCGCTCGCGGGGGTAAGGCTGGCCGCCAGCGGCATCAAGGAGAGGTTCGACTCGATCGTCGTAGCCGTCAAGCGTGGCAACGAACTCATTACCACCCCCAGCGCCGACATGGTCATCGGCGCCGGGGACATCATGATCGTGCTCGGCCATCGCGCCGCCCTGAGAGAACTGGTGGCAACGGCGAAAGGCAGCAAAGCCTGA